From Dendropsophus ebraccatus isolate aDenEbr1 chromosome 10, aDenEbr1.pat, whole genome shotgun sequence:
ggaatgaattattagtctccaggaggggggatgagatACCACATAATATTTACCTAACCGGTTAGGGCTGCCTATAAAGGATCATTAGGGTTTCACAGGTTTATTAATTGTCATGTAAGGTTTACTCTGTGTTTCTCTGCTTGGACTTCACATGCCGGTGTCTTCATTGTGTCACTTATGTCTTTGGGTACCTACAGACCACCATAGAACAGGTGATCACTGAGGTGGTGTTGCTGAGTGAGAAGACCGCCTTACCAGTAGGGTTTGCCTTCATCGGGGAATATGTGGATCCCAGTAAGTATGTAACACTCTGTGATCCTTCCTGCTGAGTAACATAGCTGGTATGTCCTGCGTGGCTCACGCCATGTTATGTAATGGTGTAAACCTGTACAACGACAATGACAGATAAGTGGGTGTATCCACGCTGTGTAAATCCTCCTAATACTACCATGTAAACAAGTCTACGAGGGTGAAGTCACTTGTATCCTTTAATAGGTGCCTGATTAACATCGGTCAGTCGTAGAAGCTAGATCACATCCACTATctgtatataactttattaaatgtATACATTGAGTAGCAGGAGTTAAGGTTGACGtggctgctgccaccaatggccgtGTCGGGAAGTGCAGGGCTTCAAAAGAGCTTGTCCTGGCATAGTTACAAATCGCAAGCGATAGTGAGCCTCCcccgatgtctatataatacatgttagcattagaatagacattaaacttggggaagctgtctgtgtcactagtgctgcaatTGCGATACAGTGTGGCAGAGCGAGCAGGGATAACTGTAACTGTAACCCGACCCAAATCAGGGCTTCAGCAGCTCTGCAGTTTCCAACACAGCCGTTGCAAGCAGCAGAGGGGTCGTGTCTCCCCTTACGGCTACcactcaatgttaaaaaaaatatatatatatagtttacatTTCCTTTAATGGAGTTGTATTAGTGCTgcgtgtgcgctatacaaataaaaataaataaaagtaaaaaaatatataaaaataattctgccacaatatccctttaaaaagCAGCTAAAACTCACTGGAAACCCAGCCTAAGCCTAAGTGAGGCCTGTTAGTAAAGCATATAACAACCCATTGCCTAAAGCCAAaaaccctttaaagaggtactccggaaaaatctttttctttcaaatcaactgctttcagaaagttatataggtttgtaatttacttctatttagaaatattaagtctccccatacttatcagctgctgcatgttctgcaggaagtggtgtattcttttcagtctgacacagtgctctctactgctacctctgtccatgtcaggaaccgtccagagcagtatcaaatccccatagaaaacctcttctggaCAGTGCTGTTTTGGATTgcggtggcaacagagagcactgtgtcagactggagaggatacaccacttcctgcagggcataaagcagctgatatatactggaagattatagatttttaaaaagaagtaaattacaaatctatataactttctaaaaccagttgatttgaaagaaaaagattttctctggagaacccctttaagtgaagctTCAGTTCTCTTGTGAAGAGAGAATCATATCTCAGTCCCTGACCAAGCCTTACTTGTCTTTACAGAGGTATCCGTGCCAAAGAAGAAACGTCTGTGCATTAAACTGAGTCCTGTGAGCACTGCCGACTCTGCTGTCGCTGACCTCAAACTAACAGTGAAAAGCAAGCAGCTTGGCGCACCGTACACTCGTATCGGGTAAGTGGTGAAGAGCTATCTAACCTCTCACCCAAAGCCTATCCCAGCGCTCCCGAGTCCATATGTGcacgaagggggagatttatcaaactggtgtaaagtagaactggcccagttgcccctagcaaccaatcagattccacctttcattttccaaagagtctgtaagaaatgaaaggtggaatctgattggttgctaggggcaactgggccagtttcactctacaccatgtttgataaatctccccctatatagtgcacATACTGTGCGCATTACTAATTTGTGGAGCCATCTACACGATCTGTGGAGGCCCCAGCGGTCAGACCCCCCCCTACTGATCAGCTTATCCTCTAGTTTACGGATAGGGAATAACAAGTTGAGatgataatacccctttaaggctgggttcacactacgtttttgcaatccgtttaacggatccgtttattTTGACAGACGCAAAAttgaggtcgaccacgttttgtgtccatcaaaaaaaaaaaactgatctgttttgatccgtttttatttataatggaagtcaatggaaaaacagatgcacacagttgcatccatttttttgcaatccgtttttcatccttttttttttttttttcttctaaaaacggattgcaaaaaacgtagtgtgaacctagcctaagacagGCATATAAAACCGATTCTAATAACCTTCCTCCAAAGACTTTTACCATTATTTGAAGCCTATAAATTTAGTttgaagctaaaaaaaaaaaaaagggatgctgggaaatgtagttctagCTTCTCCTATTTGGGTTTTAATAAAAATCACTATAGCTGTTGGACTACAATAAGTGTACGACAAGAAGAATAGGACTTGGGACTTTTAACAACCAGATCAATAATATAATCGCGGTGTCCTCGCGTCTCCTCCCATCGTCTTGTTTTTCTGGTGACCCCAGTGATATGAGCGGCCTGGCTCTATGGTGCAAAAAGGTTCCTGTCTCCTTCCAGAAGCCTACTCCAAAGCCAAGAAACATCACATCGGGCATCCGAGGACTTTCCTTAGATAACGGCCTCCCAGCCCAGGCCAGGTAAGTACAAACCACACACCGGCAGAACAAGGTGTGATcgctgttttcagatgtgtaacACCCCCTCCGTCTCTTCCAGTAGCACAGTCCATATTCCCGCACTCGTAGCTCCGAAACCCAATGTAAGATCGCCCCAATCGGAACACCCGATATACGAGTCTAATGTCTATGGTGTATCTGGTAAGATCTTACTTTAAGTCTGTAATACCAAACCGAATATTTCTCCACCTAGTTCTAGTTTCTATTGTACagatgtgttttttgtgtttcagcTATTGATGGGATCCCCTTTACCATTCATCCTATGTTTGAAAGCAAGATTTCCAACCCTGCTGTGAGTATCTGGATTATGTAAACCAGTAACCTCTACCATTTGGCTGTCCAGtttctgtaaaactacaacttccagcatgcccttgGGTATTTATATAGCATACAGTGTagaggtgtgtatgtatacagctaagtgtacaggtgtgtatacagtgtaaaggtatgtatatagtatcagtGTGAAGGGTATATAGTGTACTTGGTACTTGATGGTAAATTTGTCCTGGAGATGTTACTAGATTGTATATTATATTAGATGGTAGTTGATGGTATACCAGGTGGTGCATGATGGAGCAGTAGATGGTACTTGATGTTGCCTGCTGTGATATTTGAGTCTACTGCCTTTCTGGATATGGTGGCTTGGGTCTCTGTGTAGATGGCTTCTCTAGAAATGGAGGCTTGGGTGTCAGGACAAGTAAGTGGCTTCTCTACTGATGACAGATTTAGTCTCTCAGTAGGTAGCTTCTCTAGAGGTGGTAGCTTGGGCCTCTCTGTAGGTGGATTCTCTAGAGATGGTAGCTTGGGCCTCTCAGTAGGTGGCTTATCTAGAGATGGTGGCCTGGGTCTCTCAGTAGGTGGCTCCTCTGGAGATGGTGGCCTGGGTCTCTCAGTAGGTGGCTTCTCTTGAGATAGTTGCCTGTTTCTCTCAGTAGGTGGCTTCTCTTGAGATGGTAGCTTGGGCCTCTCAGTAGGTGGCTTCTCTAGAGATGGTAGCTTGGGACTCTCAGTAGGTGGCTTCTCTATAGATGGTGACTTGGGTCTCTCAGTAGGTGGCTTCTCTAGAGATGGTGGCCTGGGCCTCTCAGTAGGTGGCTTCTCTAGAGATGGTAGCTTGGGCCTCTCAGTAGGTAGCTTCTCTAGAGATGGCAGCCTGGGTGTCTAAGCAGATGGCTTCACTGCCTGAGACATGGAGGCTTGGGTGTCTGAACAGGAGGCTTCTTTAGAGATGGTGAGTTGGGTCTCTTAGCTAGTGGCATCTTTAGAGATAGTTACTTGGCTTCTCTAAAGATGGAGCCTTCGGTGTCTGATTAGGTTGGCTTTACTTCCTAAAATGCCTGCTGGTGGCTTCAATGTGATGGCCATCTTAAAAAGTTCTTAAAAGTGGTTGCTTCAGacaaatttaaagcaaatgtaccactgcaTTGTGGGGATGGCGGTGGTGTGGTCATTTTTTTAAATCGACACCTGCTCCAACGCATGGCGCCAATAAATTCCAGAGCACcggccggcatgaagcactgggggcgggctgtgatgatctcccttcccctctgtgacgcagctatattgattctaatggaaccgcATCACAAAGGGTAGGGGAGATTGTCATACTgtaggcctgcccccagtgctttacGTCGGGCCAGTGCTCGGTAACAGACCGGcgctgttcatgtaaaaaaaccaaagtgatgtacctaatggtacattcacttttaccactttccTCTTGTGCAGTAATTTGTCGAATACTACCAGTTTTTCCCCAGTAAGCATCTCTCCAATCCACCAACAAGACGAAACTCATAGAAATCTAATTTCTCACCAATAGAACAGTGAATTGTTGTCTTGGTAAAAACCTAGACGTGCCAGATTTCTGCTCAATAAGCAAAACTCACCGAGTGACCCAGTGTGGGCTGCACCTCCATTCGCCAAACCTTGATACACTTTACAGCAAATAATATTAGGTTTCTTGCCTTGGATTATGCAGTTTAGGGGATCCCAGTATGTTAGCTTATGGTCACTGTCTGATATGTCAGTTCCAGCATCTATTAAATGTCTTATTCTTTCCCTGTAGGTAAGCTTTTCTAACTTCATGGATCTTCGAATCAAAACCTTGGCTGATATTGAGAATGAGGTAAGTCCTGGAACACATGAAATCCCGAGGACAATGTGACCTTTATATTCAACAGACACTGTGCTAAACTCTGTGGAGCTGGATAATTTTTAAATGGTTTACAGAGAACACTGAGATATAATGTtatggacactatgggggggatttatgaagtcttatattaggccccgtccccttttccctggcaggattcactaagaggcacacgcgtaaatcatgataaatgaggccacgcctcctccccaccttgtcacaccccctccccaagctcccccagcccactcatcgggcgagcggggcatagggcaggtgtatgccagggagaaggggcgaatctgcaccttctccctggcgtaccccTCGGGCAGatgtttaataaatgtccctctatctatctcctatctatcgacgCTTGAAAATAGTGATGTGatatcaccgaaacgttgcgtctttgGATTGCTGCACTAATGATTTTAAATAAATCACAGTTTCTCTTCACGACAACCTTGTGTGCTGCGAAGTTTCtgcttatatctatctattatttatcaatctattgctacgtttacacgaatcgataattcacccgatcgtacgattaacgatgttggagtaacagtttttttttcataatgatcagcatttagacggtacgctatatcgtacggaaaattcattttgcgatcgcgtaagcctatctcacacattggttaaatcggtgaacgactgttcacacggaacgatctggaaattttttgcgaacgatcaacaacgatttgagaagttgttgaaagatcaaaatgaacgatttctcgctcgtcgtttgatcgttcgctgcgtttacacgtacgattatcattcgaattcgatcgttattgtgcaaattcccactataatcgttctgtgtaaacttagcatatctcctatctatctgtataatatctatctatttttaGTCCCAGTCATTCACTTCACCATCATAATCCACCATTGTAACCCTCTATCCTTTTCAGTACGACTATGGATTTGTGGTGGAGCGCTCCGCTTGTGCCAGATGACGATGATCCTGCTGCTCGGCGATGGATTTGTACAGTGATGGAGACCAGCAATAGAAATAtctttatataatgtacagtTGTGACCCCCCTGCAGCTTTATAACCATGTACTGGatgctctgctccctggtgacTTCAGATATCCCCATTGTTTTATAGTTAAGACTTCATTGTTCTTCTTAATATGAAAAGATAAAATGGGGACCAATTTTGTAAATGCATCTGTAAGCCTATATGGGGTGCCCTTTTTAAATAATTGCATATTGATAGGGGGGTGCCCACCAATAGGGAGATCACAGGTTTTATTACTGATGGGACCTGTAATGATCAGTAATAATCTGCTGGTTAACTTGGCAGCAGGGGTGCGaccactggaaaaaaatcattgtaCCCTAGCAGAAATCTTATACTGTGATCTGATAGTTGGAACAAAGTGATGCTAAAGTGAATGCTGTGCACCTTTTGTAAATCACTGATCCAGTTCCTGATATAGTGCCCTAAAGCGTTGTATGCAATGTGGTTTTTTTTGTCCACCTAAGATGGTCCCATTGCCCGCCAATGCACCAGTTTCTCAGCCCTCTGATGCTGCTTTTTAATCAAAATTTATGATGAGTATAAgggattccactcaaacataagtgttgctgcccatggtgagttttataattccttccatacctgttattatttattcagtctcttagttctaagctgctgctttctgctgaagacacaaaaatctgtgtgagcttttctctctgtattcccctcctccccctcccttctgagacagctgacgtAAACAAGTACCTGGtcagctttatctgcaacattgtagcttctttgtaatgctgggagggttaatctgaggtcaagttcctGAGTTACTGTGatcaatcctcccagcattacagagaagctacaaagctggccagggacttgtttacatcagctgtctcagaagagaggggggaggagggaagactgagagaaaggctcacatacagatttttgtgtcttcagtagaaagcagcagctcagaactgaggaaaggagactaaatagataataagtatgaaaggaatttttagtctcaaCATGAGCAGtaaaatatcaaaagttatgtttgagtggaatacccctttgagctGTGACAGTCATCCTTGCCTAAATCATCATGAATATTGATAAAGCAGCATCATTAGCATCCGGGAAAAGTGATGCATTGTGGGCGCTATGACCGACTCCAGTGCATGAAAGTTTTAGGTCAATATCTTGGGAACTGGACCACAGATTTACAGGCAGAACACAGCAATCATTTCAGAGTTGCACCCGATGTGCCCATACCAACACGTTAGCAAGAGCGAGGTTTCCGTTCGAGATTTTCCTTGGGCATTACATTTTCTCATTGAAATCAGTGGACTGAACTACTAATGCAGGGATGTACCAGCTCATCCAGATAAAGAGGGGCTCCTTGTAACCCCTCTAACAGACAAGAGTCCTGATCAAAGAGACTTTTCTGCGCCACAAGGATTTTCTGGGCCATTCAGGAGTCTGGTGAAAGCTCCAGGGCATTTTAGGCCACGCCCCTACCGCTAGGTTACACCCACTTGCCAGATACAGCAAAATGTCTAAAATGTAcaataaatattgggggagatttatcaaacatggtgtaaagtagaattggcctagtcgcccctagcaaccaatcagatcccaccttttattttccaaagagtctgtgaggaatgaaaagtggaatctgattggttgctcggggcaactgggccactttcattttacaccatgtttgataaatctcctccatagtgcaaGACATGTACGCCAGTTTTTTGGGCATTAGCCGTACTATATCTGCTCCATTTTCTCTCGTCTACCTGCCATCACCACTAGGGGAGCTCAGGAGCTGACTGGTTAGTATTATTGAACACACACTATGCAGTAATCTCCTGAGCCCCCTCTACTAACAGCTAGATGGTAAATGGCTGCCTGTGTGGGGGGAATTCTGTATCAGAAGAACCGAGGGTTTGATTCCTATAAAGAGCTATTAAGAAGTTCTTGAAGCCAAGCCGTGCAGACTGAAGCAGTGAGCAGAACGCACAGCCTTGGGGAGGCAGATTTACATGGGTGACTCTGTTCTCTTTGCGTATCATTATCAAcctgtgtttttttatatattatgtatCATGTCCATGTATTCATGTTACGCTAGATCCTGTATCACAGCAATATTAATGGTATATACTGCAAAAGGGGACTCCTTTGGCTGTAGTTATCTGTACCATGACGGTACTTCACTGTTGCTTTGCTGAGAAGTCCCAAAGGGAGAATCATTGCAACGGTGGTCATACATGCACACTGCCACTCCACTCACTGTGGGGACAGCTGATCTTTGTTCTTGTGATTGGTAAAGGTCCCAGTGGTCTACTTTGcatagggggttatccagcgcttcaaaaacatggccacttttccccctctcttgtctccagttcaggtttggtttgcaattaagctccatttacttcaatggaacggagtttgaaaccccacccaatctggagagggggaaaagtggccatgtttttgtagcgctggataacccctttaatcttggaATAACCAATATTATGGAAGTCCTATACTGGGATCCCACTTAATATCTATCAGACACCGGGGAggggatgtcagatggaggaacCCAGCATAATAGGGCACCACAATTACATTAGAAAACACATCAAACATGACATCAccttttaaagggggtttctacaATGTTCTAGAAAAATTACAAAGTGTATTATATTTATTGCTTTTGTTTCCCGTTGCAATGATTGTTAAGATATTCCGTCCATAGGGACGTCACTGCTGTTGGTCATGTCACCTATAAGGTCACTATGGATAACCCAGTAGCGCGGGGACAAATAACAGTTGTCTTCATGACCAATTCGTTAACTCATGTCTTTATAAGGGGTCCTGTActattatctatatcataaaaatcaaagtctgtctgtctgtccttctgtctgtctgtctgtcctctatagacttccaaacgcctaaaccgtttgaccccaaatttggcacacagatacattgggtgccctggaaggttttagcgaaggtcccgtccccgccagatgtacaggaggggagggggagggggaagagcgccccatagagatgaattggaaaatctcctcactgcacacacaggtgatataattagctgcagcagacacggcagttggagccttagcaaccaataggattactgctttcatttccacagggagcaatggttgctaggaaaggtgcctcacaacatccacagtaataactggtagacccctactccatctatacagtacatgtatatacaggaccccctactccatctatacagtacatgtatatacaggaccccctactccatctatacagtacatgtatatacaggaccccctactccatctatacactacatgtacacaggaccccctactccatctatacagtacatgtatatacaggaccccctactccatctatacagtacatgtatatacaggaccccctactccatctatacagtacatgtatacaggaccccctactccatctatacagtacatgtatatacaggaccccctactccatctatacagtacatgtatatacaggaccccgtactccatctatacagtacatgtatatacagggccccttactccatctatacagtacatgtatatacagggcacactactccatctatacagtacatgtatatacaggaccccgtactccatctatacagtacatgtatatacagggccccttactccatctatacagtacatgtatatacaggacccctactccaactatacattacatgtatatacagggcaacctactccatctatacagtacatgtatatacagggcacaacaggtataccaaactgtgactgggtaacactgccacaccagacctgaccaataccgccatactgggactggataacaccttttccgctgctccctgctgctgcttccctCGCTGAAAGAGTCAGTTTTATGGTTGGCTTTGCTGTCAGCAGGGTTGGTTGGCCAATCACATTCTGCCGTCATGATGCTCTCACACCCCAGACTGTTCAAAATTGGCTTCTGCTTTAGGGAGATGCCTGTGATTGTTTCTGCTTGCACCTTAGCAGTGTTTTGAGCAGTGGTGCCtttgattacgagcataattcgttccaggaccgtgcttgtaatccaaatccactcttaaaccaaagcaaattttcccataagaaatcatagaaatgcagacaattggttccacaccccccaaaaaatgatttattattctgaataacatgtaacacagatgaaacaaacattcagaaacagcagaatatgtgatattataagttactgtacagtaatggagaggatgggaaacacaagggcggacagagagtgcagggagcatgaaggaatgagcaggacagatgtgggctcaGTATAGCAGttctctctgtccgggaagagaagggttacagctgtggagagattacctccacagtcctgtcccctgatgtaatccccagcctgaagtggatctgctatgatttgaccACCAtgtgtagaccatgcccctcccccactccccctcccacccagtacagggagctcttaaaccaaagcaatgctcttaaaccaagtcacaattttgaaaatctgtgagcttttcttgcaaaacgctctaaatccaagttactcttaaaccaaattaccactgtttgtgtgtgtgtgtgtgtgtgtgtgtgtgtgtgtatatatatatatatatatatatatatatatatatatatatatatatataaatatatatatatatatatatatatatatattatatatatgtatacacacaattCTCAGATGAAAACAAAAAGGCTACaaataaaaaggttaaaaacagAATAggagcttaggctgggttcacactgtgttgttgctgtccatttaacgtatgcgttttatgggaaaaaaaaacagattcacttgtttgcatccgtttggatccatttctcctttgacttccattattaaaaaaaaaaagttttcttttttagcgtacacaattACCTAAGTTAccatttcttgtgcctgtcattgggggacacagcaccagtggggtataggctactgccactaggaggcgacactagacagaagaagaagtgactccgcctggcagcctatacccctcctacagacaccaggctaactcagttttagtctagtgtccgtatgaggtagacacaggtgccacgcacctctttattattttagttttatttctttttctttctttctaggttatcagggggaccgtcggcgtgggctgccacacCAGACGTAGCCTCCCCCTGAGGGTGCACTGGAAGTTTTCACTTCCCATGCGCCGGTCACCCGTCCCCCATTGCCAGCTCCCTGCGCAGGATGCCGGTACCCCACCCAGGTGCGAGGTTACCGAGGGGGTGACCCTGCGAGCACCCGaagacgccggacaggtgagtagtcctgtccttggggggggggggtcatcctggCTAGGGCAACCAGTAGCCTCTTGCCTGCTCTCCCTAGTCCCCATTGCCACAGTGCACACTTCCCTGCAGCGCAGccctctctcctctatcccctgtcCTACTGGACAGGTTGTCTCCTGATCCCCCTTCTCATCTCCCTCCTAGCCTGGGCTGATGCCCACCCCCTTTCATCCAGGAGCCACTGCAGCCCGCAGCGGCTTCATAAGGGACAGCTGGGGGATTGCTGGGCTCCTCTCTCCCTTTCCGGTCGCGTTTTCTGGCGCTCCGCGCCGCCGTCTCACTGCCGCCGGCCTGCCCCACAAATTTAGGCCCCGGCTTCTGCCGGAGCTAGGCCGCGTCGGCGCACGCTAGTGACGTCACTGGGGGCGGGGCGCCCGCCCGTTTTTCGGCTCCTCCCGCCACAGCCCTTTCTCCTATTGGCTACTCTGTAGCCCCCACCTTTTTCCTCcttgccccctcccttcctcctcttgcCGGCAGCAGCTTCAGCTCGTGGCCTCCTGCTGTTATCTCTGccagtacagcagcctcagctccctgtgcacagcagcagtCTAGCATCCAGTGCAGCTATTCCAGCGTGCACCAGCTACAGCTTCCAGTGCAGTCgttccagtgcagctccagcatccagtgcagtcgttccagtgcagctccagcatccagtgcggcagcagctccagcatccagtgcggcagcagctccagcatccagtgcagcagcaACTCCAGGGTCTGgtaggctcacccagtgggtgatattcccctcctccactccccaggctaacagccctagctaccatgtctggtccccgggaTGACCCCCCTAGGCAGCTCGCTCCCGCGGCTGTGGCGACACACTTTGCGTGTGCTCCTTGCAATAAGAAATTCCCCTGTGGTCAGCCTGGTTCCCTCTGCCTGCTATGCCTTAACCCTGGTGCCACTTCCCAGGAGGCCCCCCCTCCAGGTCCTGATGTAGCTTCTCCTGAGTGGGCTAGatccctgtcccaggcgatcggtgacctctctaagctgtcgcaggtcatgatccatgccattgagcggttgccCTCTCAGGCGCCTCCAGCAGCAGGAccctccagggtatctcctgactccccttccagaggacggtctcataagagacctagactctctgtctcacggtcgccctctaggtgttcctcagacctttctcctcccagatccactgcaggcggttccgcttcccagcgacccctctccgccacctcgggggacccctctgactctgcttcagagtctgacagggaggatcagctggcctctgcagtgcaagccttgatccgtgcagtgcgAGACACCTTACATATTGAGGAGGAGTCCTCTTCTACCTCCAAGAGTGAGGTTTCCTTCCGTCGCCAGAAGCGACAGCCATTGGTTTTTCCCAGCCATAAGGATTTTGAGGACCTCCTAGCCAAGGAGTGGAATCACCctgaccggcggattccatcctctaagcgtgccgaggctttgtttcccttctcccctgacctgGTCACTACATGGACAGTGCCCCCATCTGTGGATCCTCCAGTTTCTCGACTCTCCAAGTCaactactctgcctctggcagatggtgcCTCACTCACTGACCCGGTGGACAAGAAAATCGACGCTTTTTCGAAGTCTGTCTTTGTTGCAGCTGGTTCGGCCCTACGTCCTACCtttgctgcatcctgggtcagcaaggcttgttcctcttgggccaggCAGTTAGTCCATGACCTCTCCCTGGACACCCCGCGTGAGGATCTCCTGTCTCTGGCCTCACAAATTCTACATGCGTCCAAATACTTGTGCGACGCTTCTCAGGAAGCTGCTCGTTTGTCTGCGCGGGCCCTGGCAAACTCTGTAGCCATCCGACGCTCTGTCTGGTTAAAATGCTGGTCAGCTGACGCCGCCTCCAAGAaggctctgacttctcttccctttgcaggaaaCAGACTTTTTGGGGAGCGGCTGGATAAGATAATCTCGGACGCTACGGGG
This genomic window contains:
- the MVB12A gene encoding multivesicular body subunit 12A isoform X2; translated protein: MEENSKPLTSLAWTSGQSTCPKGHSIVVATAEGASANFLKGFNQKSALYLCYSTTPETTIEQVITEVVLLSEKTALPVGFAFIGEYVDPKVSVPKKKRLCIKLSPVSTADSAVADLKLTVKSKQLGAPYTRIGDMSGLALWCKKVPVSFQKPTPKPRNITSGIRGLSLDNGLPAQASTVHIPALVAPKPNVRSPQSEHPIYESNVYGVSAIDGIPFTIHPMFESKISNPAVSFSNFMDLRIKTLADIENEYDYGFVVERSACAR
- the MVB12A gene encoding multivesicular body subunit 12A isoform X1; translation: MEENSKPLTSLAWTSGQSTCPKGHSIVVATAEGASANFLKGFNQKSALYLCYSTTPETTIEQVITEVVLLSEKTALPVGFAFIGEYVDPKVSVPKKKRLCIKLSPVSTADSAVADLKLTVKSKQLGAPYTRIGDMSGLALWCKKVPVSFQKPTPKPRNITSGIRGLSLDNGLPAQASSTVHIPALVAPKPNVRSPQSEHPIYESNVYGVSAIDGIPFTIHPMFESKISNPAVSFSNFMDLRIKTLADIENEYDYGFVVERSACAR